The window gcctgagagaatttagcTAGCCTTAGCAatagcagtgtttcgcagaatctgccattAGATCGGAGTGGTATCCCACTAAgtagatccggccagaaactcagtgggctgtggaaATTCATTTTATAAATCCGATTGGCTACATCTGTGGATAGATTACCTTGGTGGGAGTCATCGCAGCTCGCGTGAGGGCGGAGTCTCCGCAGGCGGGGGGCTGCGCGGCGGCTCTGAACACGGGGAGGATGCAGCCCAACCAGCGCTCCGCCGTGAAGGACTGTGTCACTAGATCCTGCAACGTGTACGAGTCCTGATAGCTTCTGGCACCAAGGGACCCGAAGGTCTCCTGGTAATAGTGTGTGATATCGCCAGTTTGCAGTGGAACTTATATCCTTAGTTCCTATTTTAACGCTATCAGGGTAgccagatattttttttccgaaGTAGCCAAGTTACGGCGCTGTGTTCCTTATGACCGTAATGTGGCGCTAGTAGTACTTCAAGTAAACgccaatatttaaatgaaatatacgtgtacatatttttttttcttttatttaaaatttaaataatattaataataattttgtaaatttttaaataacagtttaggatttaaatacatttatttattcatagattttagatagggaataagtttttttttttactgaaattaatagttttttgataTACAGAACATACTTAAATATTCAAAACAATCTATAAAACGAAAATAGCCACTTTGGCTATCAGTAGCCATACGATAAAATTATGTCGCCTGATTAGCTATTTAGGAGCCATAATAGCGAGAAATCGCCACATCTGGCAACCCTGCTGCCTATGTATTTCTAGCGTTTGTGAGAAGGAATGCAAGTCCAACTCCGAGTTGATGTtgccatatatatttattgcttagatggatggacgagctcacagcccacctggtgttaagtggttactggagcccatagacatctacaacgtaaatgcgccacccacctcgagatataagttctaaggtcatatGCGAGCTGGTACCTTGGGCACGTGCGCCTGCGCGTGGATGACGCCCCCCGCGCAGCCCAGCAGCAGGGCGGGCAGGGCGCCCCCGGACCGCAGCGCGCACGCCAGCCCGGAGTCCTGCATGAGGTAGGAGCACCGCACAAACTGCACCACGAACCTACGACCGCCATCAACAGCCTCTTGGATCGCTTCACGGATCTCCGCCTCAGCGATGGCCCTGGGAAAAGGACGCGAGGATGAGGACTCCACTTTACTGATCCTTGCTGCATTAAAACTATGTAATAGTGAATTAGATACGTTTTTATGATGCTCTTACGTGACAGTTTGACTGTAGGCTTACCGACATTATGTTATAGCATTGGAAATGTTACGTAGCCACTCAGATCTCGAGCTTCGAAGATGTTCATTTGACAGGAGGTTGGTCAATGTCGACAACAACAATTTCTAACTTAATGCAtcaatacaaaatttttgcaattaaagtatttgaaatgaGAATAACATTGCAGTTGTGTCAGAGTGACAACCACGTCAGCTGTCAGCTGTCACCGCTCGGAGTGTTGCCACCCTCAAACAAGTCAAAGTGCTGACATATTTAATCTTTTTAAGAGGTTTCcaaatgtaatatattttatgtactattataagtattaatataatttgtattttttgccTGTTAGTATTTGTTAAAACTCTGTTGCGGTTTGTTGATTGATGACACAACGTAAAAGCTTCACTAAAGAGAGACAACCTATCCTATTTCTACAGGAGTTAGTTTGCAGGTGAAAgagatagaatttttttttattgcttagatgggtggacgagctcatagcccacctggtgttgagtggttactggagtccatagacatctacaacgtaaatgcgccacccacctttcaaactgaaacgcattactgttccacggcagaaataagcagggcggtggtgcctactcACGCGGattagaagaattggtacccgcctgcaagcttttttttcttttctatcgCAAGTAAACTACACACATTTGTGTTTGATGCAATAAAGCAAGTTTAAATTGACAGCGGTATCGTCCGGTTCGGCCTGGTGTATGTAAGGAAGTGCGGTACTGACTGCAGGGCGGGCGCGGGGTGCGGCTCGGGGTGCGGCGCGGggcgggcggcggcgcggcgcagAGCGGTCAGGCAGCGCGCCAGCTCGCCGCGGGGAGCGCCGCGGTCCCCGCACACGTCCCCGAGGGCGCGCCGGATGTCCGCCACCTCCTCTCTAAGTCGCTCAGGGTCCATCAGATCAACCACTTCCTCCAATTTTTTTGTACGGCAGAACAGCTCCCTTGCCtgtgtttttaaaaacaaaggcgcaaaaaaattgttttgtgaGGGTAGGTCAAATTAATCTTTGAACCTAGCTGTCTTGCTAGTTTGAGGTTAAATATTTTCACGAATGGTTCATggtcaaaaaattaaaaaaaagtcagtCACAACATGGACCAGTATCTAACTTACTGAATATCAACTGTAATTAATTCTGTGTGCGTTTTAATGGATATCATTGAGTTTTTCAATCTGAGATCACACTTGAGCATTACTCAAACGTAtccctttaaaaatattaatgccATAATTGTCATATTACTCTTCGGTTAATCATTAAGggtatttatcaaaaaattaaaaattccttTCCAAATATGTAggatagaggtaaggagaaccgtctcatatgggagaagcttgaaaaagagTCCccctttcagcactaaataacagttcaaaaatcctccagaatggcgctagcataggcacagggtacgatatgaattgagcagttgttaactgattgaagtatgctgagttaggaaatttaatatatttaatgactagagtagttagtgacagtgtaatatacaagacctcacatgtttacgtagtccaaaactaatttcgttaatataacctaaaattattgctgtggtaaaacgtggagacattgcatttttttatctgttttaaataaaatactttttagtgcttacagttctttcgtccttttttatttctctatcctattctaataactttcagcgccttttttaaattttacccggttgctactgtaacGCCGCCCTTATtgagcagattttaacggacgtTTTTCAAATTCAGAgatggttctccttacctcGACCCTCCATATTTCCAATGTAAACACAAATACTGGCACTGTCATTAACAGCGTCGGCACCGACCTGCCGGGCCGCCTCCCCGGACACGCAGTACACGGTGGGGGCGTTGGTCCCGAGCCCCTTGGCCTGCGTGATGCACACGTCCCGCAGCGCGCCGGCAGATGGCGCGTGAGTACCGCAACACAATTCCCTGTTATAAACTGGCTTCATGTTATTTATCATAGTTGCCGGAACTGATTACACAAATATAACAAATTTAAGAAGAATCaatttaagcggtaggcagcgccttggctctgcctctggcttTGCTGGCGTCCTGCtgatgagcgatggtaaccactcaccatcagctgggctgTTTGCACGTCAGCCTACACAggcaaaaaaaacgaaaaatgcTCTCTCAAGTTGGTTGTTAACTAACTTGTTTAAtatgaatggttttttttacttGTAAATGTCACCCTAAATTTATTTCCCTCATACACGTCGCAGTGGCTAAGCAATTAAAATCAGATGACCCTTATTAATATCTGTTAATGTTAGCCAATAAGAAAGAACTGTTTTTGTATTGCTGCGCTTTACTCGTGTGGCCTTAAATAGCTTCAAACCGACACTGGTCAGGAAAGATACAAAGATCGAGTCATTCAAAGTGTACCATATCGAATCAGTGAGCTGCAAATACCAGTGACACAATAACTAATACTAATATTCAGGGTATACTGGTTCACCAGACTATCTTAAGACAGTTCACAATAAGAAATACATACAGTGGTTCCATTATAGGAAACGCTTTGTAGGGGTATTTTCGCAAAACGCGCTTACATGACCCCATATAACGccttatatacaaatataatataacgTAACCAACGTATCTACAATTTAAAAAGTAGgaacacaattattattattattttacagtgCACTGCATAATAGTACTTATAACGTGTGAAATTACCGCGTATTATGGGGGAATACCCTTGTTATACGAGGGGTTGAAATCGCGCAATATGAAAATGCGTAATAagagtaccgtgttataaggaGGATTACTGTATTAATTACAAGTTGTATGcatcattaaaataaagcataaaagCATACAAAATTAtcattgaggttttttttttatagcttaaataggtggacgagctcacagcccacctggtgttaagtggttactggagcccataggcatctacagcgtaaatgcgccacccaccttgagatataagttctaaggtctcaagtatagttacaacggctgccccacccttcaaaccgaaacgcattactgcttcacggcagaaataggcaggatggtggtacccacccgtgcggacacacaagaggtcctaccaccagttttattattaaatctaaccctaatttctaaaatatcgattgttatttttacttaaattcAACAATGTCAACTTACTTGGAGATCAGAGGCTCCTGTATTATCACCAATCTAAGTCCGGTCTCCGGGTAAGTCTCTCCCGGAACGGTGACCACTGAGTCTTCGAGAGCCAGTTGGACGCTGTCTAATATTTTCGTTTCTATTCGAGCATTCGATTCTATGGAttcccttttaaaaaaaaattgtttacacTATCAATCCCCTATTCCATTGCCTTCATATTTTGCCATTGCATTAATagcaataataatgttaatacaaTGCAGAGATATTGTTAGGTTGctaatgatttaattttttttattgcaatggTTACCATTCGAATCTAAAATGAATATACCTCCACAGTGCTTTATAAGCGGGTAACAATGACCGGTTTAAGTCTTGGCGTCTATAGACTGCGGTTAACTCAgattaacaccaaatgggccaAAATATATCTTAGTGAACAACAATttagctactttttttttttcctttttttttttatagcttaggtgggtggacgagctcacagcccacccggtgttaagtggttactggagcccatagacatctacaacgtagacgcgccacccaccttgagatacaagttctaaagtctcagtatagttacaacggctgccccacccttcaaaccgaaacgcattactgcttcacggcagaaataggcggggtggtggtacctacccgtgcggactcacaagtggtcctaccaccagtaaatttacttattactattattatgtactatttCAATCTATTGTCAAACTAATAATTGCGAGGCATATTTCAAAATCTTTATTCCATTCAATAATACTGTGCTATCAATTAGCTATTATGTTCATTACATTAGCTATTAGGGGTGGACTTCTAATAACATCCGACTCACCCCTGAAACTTGCAGAATCATCTTTTGTTATAATGTGTGATAGTGTTGCCATACTAATGTCAACACAGGTGATTAGGTGATCAGATTTAGTTCCCTTATCTCTTTCTTAACTACTTCTTAAATTCAAGAAATTTTCTAGCACAAATTTGTTACCAATTGTGGACTAGTAAATGGAATAAatgctaataaataataatgaccaTTTAGCTCTTAGTGATAAGAccgctaattatatttttttgtacttaagctttcttttatttatttattttgcgtaCAATAAAGCAAACTCTCTCATTcactcaattaaaaataaaaatctactcAACATCCGCTTTGGAGTTCTGAATATGTATACAGAATAGTGGaaatcatattattttaataaaactcacCTGATCATACATTCAGCGGCCAATAGGACATCTTCTGATAATTTCTCACCATAAACTGACAGATTCAGATACAAGCCCCTGTCAGTCACTTTAGAACCAATTTGACTTACAACACTGTTTGGTAATGCTTTCCTGATAGCTGCATTCAAAAGATGGATGGCCGTGTGATTTTGTATGACCCTAAGTCTTTTCTCACCATCTATAATTAAAGTTACGTCACTACCGCACTTAACACAAGCACTATAATTTTTATCAACTAGAAAACAGCCTTTGTGGAAGACAAAATCTCgaattttaaaaacactatcGACTTTAAATGATAAATGTTCGTCGATTCTTGCAACACCAGAGTCTGATATCTGACCACCCTCCTCGCAATAGAAATTCGTGTCTTCTGTTACCAAATAATAAGGTCTATTTTCGATTGTATCTAAAACGTCAATCCATTGACAGTCCTCATTCAAAATGGCACATAATTTCGTTGTCAAAGTTTTAAATTCAAGTTTACTGTCTGTGATCtcgtaattatatttaaaaagatcATTGGTTCTACTAATTCCGTTTTTAATTAATCGATCGATTGCATCATTGAATAATATGGTTTTGTTTAAAGCTTGCTCTTTGAATGCAGTCTTGTGTCTGTGTTTGTGCTTTGACAGAAGTTGTTGGAAGCCCTCCTTGTCTGTGGTCATGTTGTTTAATTCTGctattctatttattagttCCTCTTGCAAGCCGTGAGTATCGTAAAGTTTGAATATCAATTCTCCGGGTATTATAGATGTGTTAAGTTTTGAAACagtctgaaataaaatttaattaattgaaactattttttatttatttcttttttattgcctagatgtgtaaATGTGGAGACctaaaacttatgtctcaaacTAGGGTAACCAATTAATAGCAGGTGGGGCGTGAGATCTTCCACCTAGAATCTAAGAATCTAGGATAGCAAAGAAATTAGTTGAAGAGTTAGATAGGAATACAATGTGAGGATATTCTGCATTAGGAAGTACTAGCTCAGTAAAGAGGTTGGACATAGGTAAGATCTACAAATATGTGCCAAAAAagattatactttttttaaaatagatacCCAAAATTATAGAGTGAAAAATCTACATCCATcagggcaaataaaaaattaagaaatttacCTCTTTGAACTCCTTATATCCTAAAGCGAATCCAGGTGTCTCGACATCATTGAGGCTTTCAACCTCGGGGTACCTCATCACCAGGTCCTTCCACTTCTTCACCAGACCAGCTCTCATCTTCGCATAGGCCTGGGCTTCGTGCTCAATAATAAGTTTCGCACTCGACTTGTTGCTCACTAGCTCTGGATAGGTAGAGCCCAAGGTCGCTGCAACTTCATCATATAAATTCGACAGCAGGTGAGGGTTGTTGAAGACATCAGAGCATATTTTGAACGATTTACGCATTATTTGCTTTACATTTAAGCTGGAAATTATATTGAtggatacattatttattttaac of the Bombyx mori chromosome 25, ASM3026992v2 genome contains:
- the LOC101741795 gene encoding alanine--tRNA ligase, mitochondrial, with amino-acid sequence MLRVPVRKSTGFTRMKSTSSIRNTFIKYFIDNHAHKFVKSSSVVPLCDPTVPFVNAGMNQFKGVFLGTVNAPCPRAVNSQKCIRVGGKHNDLDLVGTDSHHHTFFEMLGNWSFGDYYKKEACQMAWDLLLGPYRLKPDDLVVTYFAGDPTMKLNEDRECRDIWKSLGVSPSRIKGLGASDNFWEMGLTGPCGPCTEIHVVNPDGSLTEIWNLVFIQFNRETDGSVTSLSRHHVDTGMGLERMAKLLQGVPSNYDTDIFKPLIKAIEKNSKNVPAYSGQYTESSTLDCAYRRLADHSRMISVCLADGVFPANSLNVKQIMRKSFKICSDVFNNPHLLSNLYDEVAATLGSTYPELVSNKSSAKLIIEHEAQAYAKMRAGLVKKWKDLVMRYPEVESLNDVETPGFALGYKEFKETVSKLNTSIIPGELIFKLYDTHGLQEELINRIAELNNMTTDKEGFQQLLSKHKHRHKTAFKEQALNKTILFNDAIDRLIKNGISRTNDLFKYNYEITDSKLEFKTLTTKLCAILNEDCQWIDVLDTIENRPYYLVTEDTNFYCEEGGQISDSGVARIDEHLSFKVDSVFKIRDFVFHKGCFLVDKNYSACVKCGSDVTLIIDGEKRLRVIQNHTAIHLLNAAIRKALPNSVVSQIGSKVTDRGLYLNLSVYGEKLSEDVLLAAECMIRESIESNARIETKILDSVQLALEDSVVTVPGETYPETGLRLVIIQEPLISKELCCGTHAPSAGALRDVCITQAKGLGTNAPTVYCVSGEAARQARELFCRTKKLEEVVDLMDPERLREEVADIRRALGDVCGDRGAPRGELARCLTALRRAAARPAPHPEPHPAPALQAIAEAEIREAIQEAVDGGRRFVVQFVRCSYLMQDSGLACALRSGGALPALLLGCAGGVIHAQAHVPKDLVTQSFTAERWLGCILPVFRAAAQPPACGDSALTRAAMTPTKVSLIDCEDLVQDAMRAAIRFAQAHAHAPRRPADKNRQHN